The Lycium barbarum isolate Lr01 chromosome 12, ASM1917538v2, whole genome shotgun sequence genome includes a region encoding these proteins:
- the LOC132622938 gene encoding pistil-specific extensin-like protein, with translation MAVFSAKALLIHLLFVLVLASFLGLSHGEGTDPILSTNLIFSDGPEIRRGRSASPAPPTPSPPPPPPPPSPPPPRQSPPPPSPSPSPSPSPSPSSPPRRSPSPSTPSTPSPAPVPSSPSPPRQSPLSPPTWSPSPAPSSPPTRSPSPAPSLTPTPSPSPSPSPPRQSPSRHSPPPSTNDIAAAVAAAIAAAQAAAAAEAAAAAQAAAAAEAAAAATAAAAARGAASGEDGGGSRRPSPPCKPSLPSPPDQSAKKPPPSPAKQSPPPPPPPPSKKSPSPAPPPSIANPPVMAPSPSPSPTAQPPVILAPFPSHAANPPPIPHLPTRPVKPLTPSALPTAKPALTVNGLVYCKSCNSYGVPTLLNASLLQGASVRLVCYNGKNAIVQSATTDKNGEFGIMPKSLSGADIGKCKVYLMKSPNPNCNVPTNFNGGKSGALLKPIVPPKPPIVTPAVLPVQPPKSDFYSVGPFIFEASSKMLCGNK, from the exons ATGGCTGTTTTTTCAGCTAAGGCCCTACTAATACACCTCCTCTTTGTTCTAGTACTTGCCTCATTCTTGGGGCTCAGCCATGGAGAAGGCACTGATCCAATCCTCTCAACTAATCTTATTTTTAGTGATGGGCCGGAAATCCGACGTGGGCGGTCGGCATCACCAGCACCACCTACcccctcaccaccaccaccaccacctccgCCGTCACCACCACCACCTCGACAGTCACCACCTCCACCCTCACCCTCACCCTCACCCTCACCATCACCATCTCCGTCGTCACCACCTAGACGATCACCATCACCATCTACGCCATCTACACCATCACCAGCACCAGTTCCGTCGTCACCATCACCACCTCGACAGTCACCATTATCTCCGCCTACGTGGTCACCATCACCAGCTCCATCGTCGCCACCTACGCGTTCACCATCACCAGCTCCGTCGTTAACACCTACGCCGTCACCGTCACCGTCACCATCACCACCTCGACAGTCGCCATCACGACATTCGCCTCCGCCATCAACTAATGATAttgctgctgctgttgctgcTGCTATTGCTGCTGCCCAAGCTGCTGCTGCGGCCGAAGCTGCTGCTGCCGCCCAAGCCGCTGCTGCGGCCGAAGCTGCTGCTGCCGCTACTGCAGCTGCAGCTGCCAGAGGTGCTGCTTCTGGCGAAGATGGTGGTGGTAGTCGACGCCCATCACCACCATGTAAGCCATCACTTCCGTCACCACCTGATCAGTCTGCAAAGAAACCACCACCTTCACCAGCAAAGCAATCACCACCACCGCCACCGCCACCACCTTCTAAGAAATCGCCTTCGCCAGCTCCTCCTCCATCAATCGCTAATCCACCAGTTATGgcaccatcaccatcaccatcaccaaCTGCTCAGCCACCTGTAATATTAGCACCATTTCCATCACATGCAGCGAATCCACCCCCTATTCCACATCTACCAACACGACCAGTTAAGCCGCTTACACCTTCAGCTCTTCCCACCGCCAAGCCAGCTCTAACGGTCAATGGTCTTGTTTACTGTAAATCCTGCAACAGCTATGGGGTTCCCACACTCCTCAACGCTTCCCTACTTCAAG GAGCTTCTGTGAGGCTAGTTTGCTACAACGGAAAGAATGCAATTGTTCAATCGGCCACAACAGACAAGAATGGAGAGTTCGGGATCATGCCCAAATCTTTAAGCGGAGCAGATATAGGCAAATGCAAAGTATACTTAATGAAATCACCAAATCCCAATTGTAATGTCCCAACAAACTTCAATGGTGGAAAATCAGGTGCTTTATTGAAACCTATCGTACCCCCTAAGCCACCGATTGTTACCCCTGCGGTACTCCCGGTCCAACCACCCAAGTCTGATTTCTATAGCGTTGGACCTTTTATATTTGAAGCATCAAGTAAAATGCTATGCGGAAACAAGTGA